Proteins from one Parasteatoda tepidariorum isolate YZ-2023 chromosome 4, CAS_Ptep_4.0, whole genome shotgun sequence genomic window:
- the LOC139425471 gene encoding uncharacterized protein has protein sequence MPSRNHLGDFTRGRMIGKLQEGRSVTSIAEDFGINKSVVSRAWNAFKTTGTAVRKVGGGRPRKTTPRDDRYIVLQAKRNRFQSASAISQQLCTATGRQVSRFAVARRLHKGGLFARRPERCIPLKVSHRRHRLEWCREHETWTPH, from the coding sequence atgccttcaagaaatcatttaggCGACTTTACTCGAGGAAGAATGATTGGGAAGCTTCAGGAGGGGCGTAGTGTGACCAGTATAGCCGAAGATTTCgggatcaacaaaagtgttgtttctcgtgcttggaatgcctttaaaactactggtacagCTGTTCGGAAGGTTGGAGGTGGCCGTCCAAGGAAAACAACACCAAGAGATGACCGTTACATTGTCCTCCAGGCGAAAAGAAACCGTTTTCAGTCAGCGAGCGCCATATCTCAGCAACTGTGCACAGCCACAGGACGACAAGTATCAAGATTTGCTGTGGCCAGACGCCTCCACAAAGGTGGCTTATTTGCCAGACGTCCTGAGCGctgcatacctttaaaagttagccatcggCGGCACCGTTTAGAGTGGTGCAGAGAACACGAAACCTGGACACCTCATTAA